TTACTCGATCCTGCTGGCCAGGCTCCAGCGGAACGGTGAGGTGTCCCCGGCCGTCCAGAACAGCCTCCGGCTCCTCCTCGGCGCCGAGGAGGACGCGAGCCTCTGGGAGCAGTACGTCACCTACCTGGGGAACCTGCTGCGCGGGGACCTCGGGGTGTCGGTGACGCAGTTCCCCACCCCGGTGACGGAGCTCATCGGGAACGCCCTGCCGTGGACGATCGGGCTGGTCGGCACCGCGACCGTCATCTCGTTCGTCCTCGGCGTCACTCTGGGTGCCTGGGCCGGATGGCGCCGCGGCACCTGGGTGGACTCGATCATCCCGTCCACCACGATGCTGCAGTCCCTGCCCTACTTCTGGGTCGCCCTGCTGTTCATCTTCGTGTTCTCGGTGACGCTCCAGTGGTTCCCCATCATCGGCGCCTACGACGTCTTCACCTTCAACGGGCCGGAGATGAGCTGGGCGTTCGTCGGGTCGGTGCTCTACCACGCGATCCTCCCGGCGATCACCATCGTCATCTCGTCCGTGGGCGGTTGGCTGCTCGGGATGCGCAACATGATGGTGGCGACCCTGTCGGAGGACTACATCGTCACCGCGGAGGCCAAGGGCCTGTCCCGCCGCCGCGTCTACACCACCTACGCCGTGCGCAACGCCGTCATCCCGTCCGTGAACGGGTTCGGCGTGACGCTCGCCTTCGTCGTCGCCGGCTCGATCGTCACCGAGCAGGTCTTCAG
This Isoptericola jiangsuensis DNA region includes the following protein-coding sequences:
- a CDS encoding ABC transporter permease; its protein translation is MRFYARRIGFYAVTLWIAVSLNFLLPRLLPGDPYSILLARLQRNGEVSPAVQNSLRLLLGAEEDASLWEQYVTYLGNLLRGDLGVSVTQFPTPVTELIGNALPWTIGLVGTATVISFVLGVTLGAWAGWRRGTWVDSIIPSTTMLQSLPYFWVALLFIFVFSVTLQWFPIIGAYDVFTFNGPEMSWAFVGSVLYHAILPAITIVISSVGGWLLGMRNMMVATLSEDYIVTAEAKGLSRRRVYTTYAVRNAVIPSVNGFGVTLAFVVAGSIVTEQVFSYPGLGKLMIDAVQNNDYALMQGVFLMITLAVLAALFVMDLVHGLIDPRARHSD